Part of the Flavobacterium sp. MDT1-60 genome, TATTCGGCGTAATTCTTTCGGCACGCATTTTTATTTGTTTCTGACTTTCTTCACCAGAAACATATAAAGTTTTATAGGGTAATTTTAATGAAATTTGAAGCAAAAGGGTGCTTTTTCCTATTCCCGGCTCACCTCCTAAAAGCGTTAAAGAGCCAGGAACGATTCCGCCGCCTAAAACACGATTCAATTCGCCATCAGTGGTGTCCATTCGGATTTCCTGAGCCGAATCAATTTCATTGATTTTTAACGGACGCGGTACTTTACCGGTTGCCGTCGGTTCACTTTTCCAGGCGACTTTTTCCTGCTTCTGAATGATTTCTTCGGCAATAGTATTCCATTCTTTGCAGGCATTGCATTGCCCTTGCCATTTGGCATATTGGGTTCCGCAATTCTGACAAAAAAAGGAAGTTTTAACTTTTGACATTATTTGGTTTTTTTGGCAAGTGTGTTCATTTCGTCAATTTTCTCATACATCAAATCCTTGTTCAAATCACCAATTGGTTCCATTTGCGAAGCATTTTGATACTTTTTTGAAGCGTGTTTCGGATCGCCCATTTTTTCATACATCAATCCTAATTCATATTCTCCTAACATCGCTTTTGGATAATTTACATTTCCAATTTCGGCCATTTTTCCTAATTCATCGTACGCATTTCTTTTTAAGATAAGATTTTCAATTACCTTGAAATCACTCATTCTTACAGGAATCTGAACGCCCAAAACTTTAGACATTACATTGTATTTGTTTTCTAAATAATCAGCATAACCAGATTGGAGAACTGCAATTTTTTCATTGAATTCGGCGGAATTTATCGGTCTGTATATTTCGAAAATTTGGTATAATGCACTTGGAATGGAGTGTAAAACTTCAGTATAATGCGTTGTGTTTTTAAATACATCATATTTATAATTCACTAACGGATTGTTGGCAATTTTAATATTGCTGTCTAACTTTTCTATAGGCTCCTTGATTTTTTTGATATCTCCATCAGCCGCAGATAAATAGTAAAAGAAAGGTTCTGTTACTTTAGCAAATTTTTCCGGGATTCGAACTTCCATTTTAGGAGCAAGTTCCGGACTTAGGCAGATATAAGCGTTAAAAAGAGGCTGTTCCTTGTATAAATAAAAATTGATAAAACTTGCCGTTACATCATGACCAGCAATCATTTTGAAAGGGGCAGTGCGGTATTTTTTCTCTATGTATGGAAGTAATTCTCCGCCAATAAATTCAAAGAATTCTGCACCTTTTTCAAAAGGTAATCCTGTGTTTTGATCGATTGTAGTATCGTCGTAACGTTCTTCATCTTTATTTTGATGAACACCAATAATAATCATTTCTGGTAAATCTCCCCAATAGGTACCATAACTTATGGCTCCGGAAAAAGGGTCAAATAAATAATCGCCATCTAATAAATAGAGAACGGGATATTTTTTTTCGGGATTGGCTTCATAAGAAGCAGGAAGTCCGATGGTTATTCTTCTCTCTTCTCCCAGTTTTTCAGATTGAATGTTGTCAAATTTTTTCTGGGCAAATGAAGAAATAGACACTAAAATAAACAGTAGGTAAGCTTTTTTCATGATTTGTGGCATTTCAGTAAATTAAAAAGTATTGAAATAATGTAGCAATATAATACTTTATTTGCTTTTTTCTTACAGTTAAGATTTTTAAAAAGCAATGAACTTTCGACTCTGAAATTGTTTCGATTTTAGTCCAAAGAGGCAGTGTTTGTACAAAAATAAATTTTGACAAATCAGTAGGGAAGATAAAGTGTAAAAGGAATACTTAGGTTAACGAATTATCGTTTTCATTAGGGAAAATGATCCATGGTTTGAAGGTTTTAGCTTCTTCAAAATCCAGGGTAGCATATGATATAATGATAATAATGTCGTCTTTTTGAACTTTTCTTGCAGCAGGACCATTCAGAGTAATATCGCCTGAATTTTTTTCTCCTTTAATAGCATAAGTTTCAAAACGTTCTCCATTATTGATATTTACAATAGATACTTTTTCACCTTCAATAATATTTGAGGCTTCCAGTAATGTTTCGTCAATAGTAATACTGCCGATATAATTTAAATCAGCTCCAGTTACTTTTACACGATGAATTTTAGATTTTATAACTTGAATTTGCATGTTGCAAAGGTAAATTAATTTAATGAAATGGTGTCAATCAGTCTTATAGAATTAACAAATACTGCTATAAACGCGCGGTAATTTTTGTCTTTACTTTTGTTTTCTATAGGTAATAATGTGGATTCGTCAGCAATAACAAAATATTCAAGTTCAAACTTCGGATTGTCATCGAAAGAATTTTTAACAAATTCTATAGTTTCTTCCGGAGTTTTTGTTTTGAATATTTCTTTGGCTTGTGTTAATGTTTTATAAATAATAGCTGCTTCTTTTCGTTCTTCAGGAGTTAAACGTTCATTTCGCGAGCTCATAGCCAGCTGATTGTCTTCTCTGAAAATTGGACAGCCAATAACATTTACCGGCAAATGGTTTTTCTCAACCATTTTTTTTACGATTTGTAATTGCTGAAAATCTTTTTCGCCAAAATATGCATTTGTTGGAGTAACGATTTCAAATAATCTTTTTACAATGGTTCCAACTCCGTTAAAATGTCCAGGTCTGAATTTCCCTTCCATTTGATTTTCCAGTCCGTCAAAGTCAAAATCCTGCGAAATAGTGTGTCCTTCATATATATCCTCTACAGAAGGAGCATATAAAATCATTTTGTCACTTAATCCTCGCATTTTTTTGACATCCTCTTCAAGTGTTCTTGGGTATTTTGCAAGATCTTCAGGATTGTTAAATTGAGTAGGGTTTACGAAAATACTGACAACAGTATCATCGTTTTCTTTAAGAGATCGTTGCATTAAAGCCAGATGCCCTTGGTGTAAAGCGCCCATTGTTGGTACAAATCCGATAGTTGAATTTGTGGTTTTGATAGTTTTTAAATAGGCTATCAAAGCTACTTTACCGTAGAAAATATGCATGGCGGTATTATTAAAATTTAGTGCAAACATAATATATTAGTTATAAACTGCATAAATTTTTGTAATTTTGCAACGTTTTTATTACCAAAAATTAAGTAAAATACTATTATGAAAGATAAGAGGATATTATATGTATCATCTGAAGTCGTGCCTTATTTGGCTGAAAATGAGGTTTCTTTAATGTCTTATGACGTTCCAAAAATGATTAATGATCAGGGAGGTCAGATAAGAATTTTCATGCCAAGATATGGAAATATCAATGAAAGAAGACACCAGTTACATGAAGTGATTCGACTTTCAGGAATGAATTTGGTAGTGAATGACTTAGATATGCCATTGATTATTAAGGTAGCTTCAATTCCGAAAGAAAGAATTCAGGTTTATTTTATCGATAATGATGAATATTTTAAGCGTAAAGCAACTTTTGCTGACGAGGAGGGAGTTTTGTATCCTGATAATGACGAAAGAGCAATATTTTTTGCAAAAGGAGTTGTCGAAACGGTAAAAAAATTAAATTGGGTTCCGGATATTATTCACGTTCATGGTTGGTTGGCTGCTATGTTGCCAATTTATATGAAACATTATTATAAAAATGAGGCTTTATTTTCTGAAACTAAAATTGTAACATCTGTTTACGGACAATCTTTTGATGAGAATTTAGATTTAGAAATGATCAACAAGGTGAAATTTGACGGTGTACCACACGAGTCAGTTGCCGATTTAGAAATACCGAATTACGAAAATATCTTAAAGGCCAGTATATTGCATTCTGATGCCGTAATTATAGCGTCTGAAAACGTATCCCCAAGTTTAACAAAATTTATAGAATCTTCAGGAAAACCTTTTTTACCTTTCGCCACGAAAGATGCATTCGCTGAAGCGTATACAAATTTCTATAAAAGTATGGGTCTTTAAATTTTAACTTTATTATTAAACATGTATAATACTTCTTTTATTAAGAAAACTCTATTAGTTGCAACGATTGTTCTTTTATATTCCTGCGATAAAGATTTTAATGCGATTGGTGATGATTTGATCGGAGATAACCATTTTGATCTTCAAGGTGAAAAATATGATGTTTTGGCTTATAATCAGGAAGTGACGCCAATTCAGTCCAATGGATTGGCAATTAATGCTTTAGGTATTTATGATAATCCT contains:
- the panD gene encoding aspartate 1-decarboxylase, which produces MQIQVIKSKIHRVKVTGADLNYIGSITIDETLLEASNIIEGEKVSIVNINNGERFETYAIKGEKNSGDITLNGPAARKVQKDDIIIIISYATLDFEEAKTFKPWIIFPNENDNSLT
- a CDS encoding glycogen/starch synthase; protein product: MKDKRILYVSSEVVPYLAENEVSLMSYDVPKMINDQGGQIRIFMPRYGNINERRHQLHEVIRLSGMNLVVNDLDMPLIIKVASIPKERIQVYFIDNDEYFKRKATFADEEGVLYPDNDERAIFFAKGVVETVKKLNWVPDIIHVHGWLAAMLPIYMKHYYKNEALFSETKIVTSVYGQSFDENLDLEMINKVKFDGVPHESVADLEIPNYENILKASILHSDAVIIASENVSPSLTKFIESSGKPFLPFATKDAFAEAYTNFYKSMGL
- a CDS encoding alpha/beta hydrolase, translated to MKKAYLLFILVSISSFAQKKFDNIQSEKLGEERRITIGLPASYEANPEKKYPVLYLLDGDYLFDPFSGAISYGTYWGDLPEMIIIGVHQNKDEERYDDTTIDQNTGLPFEKGAEFFEFIGGELLPYIEKKYRTAPFKMIAGHDVTASFINFYLYKEQPLFNAYICLSPELAPKMEVRIPEKFAKVTEPFFYYLSAADGDIKKIKEPIEKLDSNIKIANNPLVNYKYDVFKNTTHYTEVLHSIPSALYQIFEIYRPINSAEFNEKIAVLQSGYADYLENKYNVMSKVLGVQIPVRMSDFKVIENLILKRNAYDELGKMAEIGNVNYPKAMLGEYELGLMYEKMGDPKHASKKYQNASQMEPIGDLNKDLMYEKIDEMNTLAKKTK
- the panC gene encoding pantoate--beta-alanine ligase, yielding MFALNFNNTAMHIFYGKVALIAYLKTIKTTNSTIGFVPTMGALHQGHLALMQRSLKENDDTVVSIFVNPTQFNNPEDLAKYPRTLEEDVKKMRGLSDKMILYAPSVEDIYEGHTISQDFDFDGLENQMEGKFRPGHFNGVGTIVKRLFEIVTPTNAYFGEKDFQQLQIVKKMVEKNHLPVNVIGCPIFREDNQLAMSSRNERLTPEERKEAAIIYKTLTQAKEIFKTKTPEETIEFVKNSFDDNPKFELEYFVIADESTLLPIENKSKDKNYRAFIAVFVNSIRLIDTISLN